The genomic region CAAATTGGCCAATGCATCAGCCTCGTTATTCTGTTCACTTGGTATATGCTGCATTGTCCATTCTTTGAATCGGTGTAAAATGTCACACCCCCGATGAGGAGTATGAcaggctccgacccgtaggccaAAGTCACCTGACTTAACCGTTACTTGGACTTCACGTACCAGAACTCAAAGACTTTTTGCTCGCGGAAAGGAAAGGTAACATAGAAAAATACTTAATAATTCAACACAACATGCACGTAAGTGACCGGCGAGGTCGCTACACATAAAGTATATCGTAAAGCCGACAAAGCTGTCAGAAAATTATCAAGAAGCCAAAACAAGGCCGGCAAGGCCACACATAACAATTACATATCCCACAATGtccatgagcctctaagagcatacttatatacatatattaaactACCAGAAAGTACCCAAAAGAAAGCAAGCccggagtagtggcacttgctaACACCGCTGGATCTGGAGAGTCCTACTGGGGTTGCTCCTCGATAAATCTGTCAGAGTCTGCAgcacgaaatgcagcgtcccgtgcaaagggacgtcagtacggataaaagtactgagtatgtaaggcaagaggGAAACAACATAATTAAGATAAAATGTAACATTAACATAGGCAAAAGAAAACCGAACATCTGGAAATGGCACAAaatgcaatgcatgataaaatcatttgtatatatatatatcatatatatgtatatatatatatatatatatatatatatatatatatatatatatatatatatatatacgtatgtaatAGATAGTATCCATGCCCGGCcgtaaggctcggtgtcatatatgtaaaatcatgcccggccattaaggctcggtgttatcatcattagcccgcgtccgggcctcccgcgtccggggcaatatcataacatgcccactgcagtggtgtgcgcatcTACGcgccatgcccggccgactatagcgcggcacggtgtagtaaaatagtgcaatacatttatatatacgtatataccaTTATTGGACTGAACTGAAAATAAAGGACTGCGCAGAgttccgctttccttccgcgatgcggaaggaaagcgcaAGGTTCTGAGGGCTTCCGCTTttcttccgcgatgcggaaggaaagcgcaGTGTCCTGAAGCTTTCTGCGCAGAACTCTGTTTTCCTTCCGCAGCAGTGTTCTGAGGCTAGTTTTGAATGAGAAATCAAGGATCTGATTCTTGGCCtttcggggtgacataaggtcgttaaCCCCCGAATAAtttatggaattcatatcgagtCCAAAGGATTAATCGATGACGATGGGTGAAATAATGTCTTAAAACCAATCAAACGACAAAACCTTAAGATTGAAAATACAAAGCATAAGAATGAAATGGAATTTGTTATGGAACACTCGTGTTTATGTACTAattggattcgtgccaagggAGAGAGAAACgaagaccttacataccttatccgtcgagccaccacttaaagaatTCCTTATATCGAGGCTTGCCCTTCACCcgagcctatatatatatatatatcgagaaatatatcattaatcatattTCCATCGCCTTTCCATCAACTCATAAGTACTAATTATGGAAGACTAAATTtaggttacgaaaatttgggcagcacctcccctatatcgTCGACTTCCTCCAAATGctaaaacaacttccaaacaataccaacaacattaacaacaacatcctcaacattccacaagacaattatatatatttttcatacaaatttctcttcaaacttcatccataagccaacaacctcaacacaacaaactataacttttATTCTTACAATATTCCTTGATCAACGttgataaagagagattcaATGATTCACACCTTATATTTACTAAAGTAGCaaaatcttcaatatttactttgtttcCAAGCTAACTCTCACACAaaatgatatgataatcgagACTACAAGTTGTCCGGTCTTCGATTAGTACTCCGAGCTTGAATTTTTGACTCAAGATCCTCactttttatgtaatatttaagACCTCTTCAGCTGAATTTTATGGAAATTTTTAGaagagttttggatgaaaaaataaggttttaaccctttatataggggctATTTGTAGCTACCCTGTAGCGATGTACTTGATCTTGCAGTTTTGTTTCTGCTTCATTagctcagtttgtaacgtctataattctctactccgatatcctatcgacgagcggttcgTTGCATTATAATATAGACttgacgaaattcattttaggattttgaaacaccttaaaactcctaatacacatggagatatgcctctctaaagttgactcaaaatcctgtttcaaatttttcgacaaacttaattcccttgatttgcttggtccccgAGTCTTCCATAGATTATTATATGAACTCAAACCCTCGTAACCATGAGATGAATGCGCCACGTCTAGACTTAACCAACTACGCCCAATAGATTTCACGTACTAGACTATGAGgttaacatcctccccccccccctttttaaaacattcgtcctcgaatgttggagTACCCGAGGGTTAATAATTTGTACGGAACGTTAGTAAGGTATCTCTCCTACAAGTCACAAGTCCTAGCCACCAGTCTTACCTGATACGGTAATTAATGACGCGCGATCGCACGATGATTAGAATAATACTTCTCATCCTATTAAGTTTCAAGGGGGGTTTAAATataattcttaccttgtaaGTGATTTGCGGATGTAGCCGAACCTTGCAAGAATTCTTTCGGAGTAGTATCATCTGTGACGGGGAATAAATGGggatacttggacttcatttctgcttcggcttcccatgtcatctcttccctatctTTACTCCTCCATAGAACCTTCACTGAAGCCACGTTTTTGTTTCGGAGTCTGCGAACTTGTCTATCGAGAATAGCAATTGGCTCTTCCTCATATGTCAGATTTTCTGTAACTTGTATATCGTCAACAGGCACGATTCTGGATGGGTCTCCTATACACTTCCtaagcatggacacatggaaaactggatgaaccgCTTGCATAACTCGTTGGTAGctccaattcataagccaccCGTCCCTATCTTTCGGATGATCTTataaggtccgatatatcgGGGACTAAGTTTCCCTCTCTTACCAAACCGcatcacgcctttcataggtgatatcTTCAGAAACACCTAATCACCTACTTGGAATTCTAATTCTCGTCGTCGTACATCTtcataagatttctgacgactctgagctgtacGCAATcgttcctgaataagctttaccTTTTCAATAGCTTCGATGAACAAGGTCGGCCCAAATAAGTTTGCTCTTTGACTTCAAACCAACCGGcaggggatctacacttcctaccatatagagcttcatacggagccattttgatactggcatgataactattgttataagcaaactctatcaaaggcaaatgatcatcccaacttccttgGAAATCCAGTACACaagctcgtaacatatcttctaaggtctgaatagtccgctcagcTTGCCCGTCTGACTGCGGATGGAAAGCCGTACTAAGATTTACTCGAGTACCAAGACTTTcctgaaaagatttccagaactttgCCGTAAACTGTGCGCCTCTGTCTGAAATAATTGACAGCGGAATGCCATGAAGGCGCACAACCTCCTTAAGATATAGCTTAGCATAGTCTTCAGCAGTATAGGTGGTTCTTactggcaagaaatgagctgatttagtcaacctatcaacaatcacccaaatagagtcgaATTTGTGGCAAGAACGGGGCAATCCCGTgacaaaatccatattaatcacttcccacttccatcTTTGGGATCTCCATTTCTTGTAATAAGCCATTGGGTttctgatgttcgatctttaccTGTTGGTAAGtggggcattgagctacaaagttagcaatatctttcttcatatcattccaccagtAAAAGCccttgaggtcatgatacatcttggtggatccGGGATGAATTGAATACCGGGAGTAATGAAATTCTGACATGATCCTGTCCCAAAGCCCGGTTACATTTGGAACGCACAACCGACCTCGATATTTGAGAAACCCATTCGAATCCAGTTCGAAGGCTGAGATCCGATTTTGCTGCACTCCCTCCTTAATATTAACTAAAACTGGATCGTCATACTGTTGAGTCTTTACATCCGAGGCAAGAGTCGATTGGGATATATTCTGTAAAGCAATTCCAGTGTCTTCCGAATCTAGTAAGCGAACTCCCAAATTTGCTAAGCGATGAAGTTCTCTAGTCATTTCTAATTTTTCTGCTGGCACATGCAATAGGCTTCCCATTGATTTGCGACTTAGGGCATCAGCTACAACGTTAGCTTTGCCAGGGTGATATAAAATCTCAGCATCGTAATCCTttagcaattcgagccatcttcgttgcctcaaattcaattccttttgcctaaatatatattgaaggcttttatggtccgtatagatatcgacatgaactccatataaataatgtcgcCATATCTTTAGCGCGTGAAACTGCCGCCagctctagatcatgggttggataattttgctCATGTTTCCGTAGTTGTCGGgaggcataagcaatcaccttaccattttgcatcaacacacatcccaGGCCTGTGCGTGACGCATCACAGTATACAGTGTAACCCTCGGTGCCCTCTGGAAGGGTGAGGACAGGAGCAGATAtcaacttatctttcaatttctggAAACTCCGCTCGCAGGCTtctgaccattgaaacttgGCCCCCTTCTGAGTTAATTTTGTAAGAGGAGCTGCtatagaagaaaatccctctacaaatcttcgaTAATATCCAAcaagacccaagaaacttcggacTTCCGAAGCGATTGTTGGTCGAGGCTAATTCTTAACGGCTTCAATCTTCCGATCATCAACTTTCATACCTTCGTCGGATAcaatatggcctagaaaagcCCTTTGAAgttagccaaaattcacatttggaaaatttggcatacagcCTTTGATCTCGCAATGATTGCAATACCTTTCGGAGGTGATCAGCATGTTCCCTCTCCGAacgagaatataccaagatatcgtcaatgaatacaataacgaaAATATCCAAGAAAGGTCGGAATATGGTATTCATTAGCGCCATAAATGCAGCAGGAGCATTCGTCAATCCGAAGGACATAACTAAAACTTCAAAATGCCCATATCTCGTTCGAaaagctgtcttcggaatgtcttccccttttacccttagctgatgataccctgaccttaagtcaatcttcgagaagCATTTAGCACCTGtagctggtcaaacaaatcatcaattctaggcaatggatatttgttcttgatcgtcaccttattcaactgccggtagtcaatacacattcttagTGAGCCATCCTTTTTGcgcacaaataataccggtgctcccacGGAGAagtactgggcctaatgaagcccttgtCTAACAAATCCTGCAATTGCACCTTCAATTCGCGCAACTCGGCGGGGGACATACGATAAGGGGGAATAGAGATGGGTTGAGTGTCCGGATACACATCAATCGCAAATTCAATTTCCCTTTCGGGAGGGAGGCCTGGTAATTCATCGGGGAATACATCATGAAATTCATTGACTACAAGGACAGATTGCAAagttggcggttcagcttcAGTCCTCCTAActcgaaccaaatgataaatataacctttggaaatcatctttcgcgccttaaggtaggaaataaatctacctttGGTGCGGGTATTGCCCATCCATTTAAGAACTGGTTCGCCCGGAAACTGAAATTTCACAGTTTTGGACCAACATtccacattggcatagcaagaggctagccaatccattcCCATGATAGcgtcaaagtccaccatttctaACTCCACTAGATCAGCAACTGTTTCACGACCACATATCGTAACCACACACCTACGATAAATTCGTCTTGCAATAACAGGTTCCCCGACCGGAGTAGAAACTAAGAAAGGCTTGGACAAAGATTCGGGCTTTATACCGAATTTATCAGCAATATAAGGTGTGATATAAGATAGCGTAGAACCCGGGTCGATCAATGCATAGACATCATAAGAACAAATGGATAAAATACCTGTCACAACATCTGGAgacgactcaagatcctgccgtccTGCAAGTGCATAAATACGATTCTGGTTACCGCCGGGAGCAGATGCTTGACCCCTTCCCCTACCTCTACCTGCTGGGGCTGAAGAAGAACCTTGTCCAGGAGGGCGGACAGAAGATGAAGAACCTGCGATCGAACCTGTCGGCTGAGCCGGGCCTCCTCTACCACGAGACGGACAGTTTCCCATAACATGACCAGGCTGCCCATAAGAGTAACACACCCCCATTCCTTGGCGGCACTGGCCAGAGTGGCCTTTACCGCACTGGTCACAACGGGGCAATGGAGGCCTGGCCTGGCTAGATTCTCCTCGGTAAGAAGGAACTGACGCTTTCGAGTCTCGACTTGGTCCAGAGTAAGTGGGTCTATCATGACGCTGCCTTTGGAACTGGGGAGGTGCACTACTCGCTGAAGGATCAGATCTTCTATAAGGATGGGGCCTATAATCTTCCTGATAAGCACCTGAATAACCTGCGGATCTGGCCCGCTTATGACTGCCCCTTCTCGATTCTTGCTCGGTCCGCTGTCGGCGTTCAAGGTCCTCCAAATTTTGGGCATACGCCTGaatacgagcaatatccataccacCCTGTAATGAAGCCGTCATACAATCCTTAATCAAGTGAGGCCCAAGTCCCGTCACAAAACGATGTACCCTGTCTTCCATCTCAGCTACCATCGCCGGGGCGTATCTGGCCAAGGAATTAAACTTCAAACTATATTCCCGAACGCTCATATTATTCTGGCGAAGTAATAGAAATTCATCCGCTCTAGCTCTACGAACTTCAGCTGGCAAATAATGATCCAGAAAGGCTCTGGTAAATTCCGACCACACTGCTGGAGGTGCGTTCGGCCCTCTCGATTGTTGCCAAGACTCATACCATATCGCAGCCACGTCCCACAATCTATGAGaagctaactccactgattctgtgtcagaagcatgcattaccctcaAAGCGCGGCCCATTCGAtctataaaattctgagggtcatCCTTCGGGTTTGTCCCCGTGAACACCGGAGGGTCCAAGGTATAAAAATCGCATACACGGGAACTAACAGCCCTATCCGGAATGCACTTCGCCGCCTCGAGTCCGAGACCGCcaccaatctagtcaataatTGGATTGTGTCTCGCGGAGTCCCTGTTTCGTAGCAGCGGggtgaggagctggaggctgaGGAGCCGGAGGGTCTGGAGCCCTCTCTTGCTCTCCTGCACCTGATGGGGTAGAGGTAGCATGCATAGGAGTAGTGCTCTGAGCCTCGCTATGCCCTAACTCAGGTGGCGGTACTCTGCTCGGGCCTTCCCCCGCAGTGCCCAATATTCTGCTGACTTTCTTCTTTCTCGGAGGCATTCTTTGAAAATTAAACACGAAAAGATTAGATAGTTGCATTtttaacttggctctatcgcacgatctagatcatgaagaaaagtatcttcctaaatgccctgtagcctcttggcTATAGATATGGTGTACGACATATCGACAACCAGGACTCTTCTGGACACAGCTCATGGAAATCCGCTCTGAtatcaatttgtcacacccccgatGAGGAGTATGAcaggctccgacccgtaggccgaaGTCACCGGACTTAACCGTTACTTGGACTTCACGCACCAGAACTCAAAGAATATTTGCTCGCGGAAAGGAAAGGCAACATAGAAAAATACTTAATAATTCAACACAACATGTACGTAAGTGACCGGCAAGGTCGCTACACATAAAGTATATCattaagccgacaaggctatcagaaacatatcaagaagccaaaacaaggccgacaaggccacacaTAATAATTACATATCCCACAATGtccatgagcctctaagagcatacttatatacatatattaaactAACAGAAAGTACCCAAAAGAAAGCAAGCccggagtagtggcacttgctggCACCGCTGGATCTGGAGAGTCCTACTGGGGTTGCTCCTCGATAAATCTGTCAGAGTACGCAAgcacgaaatgcagcgtcccgtgcaaagggacgtcagtacggataaaaatcgagtatgtaaggcaagagaGGGAAACAACATAATTAAGATAAAATGTAACATTAACATAGGCAAAAAAAAACCGAACATCCGGAAATGACACAAaatgcaatgcatgataaaatcatttatatatatatataatatatatatatttatatatgtatacgtatgtaatAGATAGTATCCATGCCGGCcgtaaggctcggtgtcatatatgtaaaatcatgccggccattaaggctcggtgttatcatcattagccgcGTCCGGAGCctccggggcaatatcataacattcCCCTTTGCACGTGGTGTGCGCATCTACGCCATGcccgccgactatagcgcggcacggtgtagtaaaatagtgcaatacattatatatacgtatatgccATTATTGGaatgaattgaaaaaaaaatgcgcGAGTTCCTCTTTCCTTCGCGATGCGGAAAGGAAAGTTCGAGGGCTTCCGCTTttcttccgcgatgcggaaggaagaAGCGCGATGTCTGAGTTTTACGCGCGAACTCGTTTTCCTTCCGCCCATGTTCGAGGCTAGTTTTGAATGAGAAATCAAGGATCTGATTCTTGGCCtttcggggtgacataaggtcgttaaCCCCCGAATAGtttatggaattcatatcgagtCCAAAGGATTAATCGGTGACGATGGGTGAAATAATGTCTTAAAACCAATCAAACGATAAAACCTTAAGATTGAAAATACAAAGCATAAGAATGAAATGgaatttgttatggaacgctcgtgtttatgtactaattggattcgtgccaaaggaGAGAGGAAacgaaaaccttacataccttatccgtcgagccaccacttaaagaatTCCTTATATCGAGGCTTGCCCTTCACCCGagcctatatatatatcgagaaatatatcattaatcatattttCATCGCCTTTCCATCAACTCATAAGTACTAATTATGGAAGACTAAATTtaggttacgaaaatttgggcagcacctcccctatatcgTCGACTTCCTCCAAATGctaaaacaacttccaaacaataccaacaacattaacaacaacatcctcaacattccacaagacaatatatatatattttcatacaaatttctcttcaaacttcatccataagccaacaacctcaacacaacaaactatgaCTTTTATTCTTAAATATTCCTTGATCAAGGTTAATAAAAGAGATTcaatgattcataccttatatTTACTAAAGTGGCAAAATCTTCAATAATCACTTTTGTTTCCAAGCTAACTCCTCACACAAAACGATATGATAACGAGACTACAAGTTGTCGGGTCTTGATTAATACTCCGGAGCTTGAATTTTGACTCAAGATCCTCACTTTTATGTAGTATTTGAGAGCTCTTTCACTTGGAGCtgaattttttggaaattttcagaagttttggatgaaaaaaataaggttttaaccctttatatagggttgAGGTAGCACCAGCTTCACGCGTGAACGATCTTGTTACGATTCTGTTTCGCTTCATCGGCTcggtttgtaacgtctataattctctactccgatatcctatcgacgagcggttcattgcattataatctaaacttgacgaacttcattttaggattttgaaacaccttaaaactcctaatacacaaggagatatgcccctccaaagttgactcaaaatcctgtttcaaatttttcgacaaacttaattcccttgatttgcttggtccccgAGTCTTCCATAGATTATTATATGAACTCAAACCCTCGTAACCATGAGACGAATGCACCATGTCTAGACTTAACCAATTACTGCCCAATAGATTTCACGTACACGACTATGAGGtgtaacctaaaatcacttgaATTTTTTCCAAGTGCCTTTGCATCCTTTCGTCTTTTACTTCAAAAACCCCATTGACTTGGTTCACGACAAGGAGTGAGTCACATTTTGCTTTGATGACTTCAGCTCTCAAACTCCTGGCAAGCTCTACACCTACAATCATAGTCTTATattcggcttcattgttagtcaattttaaGGTTCTTATTGATTGCCAGATAATATCGCCTGTGGGAGCCTTAAGTATGATTCCCAGTCCGGACCCCTTCACTTTCGATGCTCTGTCCATGTATAAGGTCTAGACCCCCAACGTTTTTCTCGAGGTTAATAAAAGTTCTTTTTCCACCTCGGGAACTATTGTGGGCATAAAGTCTGCTACGAAGTCTGCTAAGATATGAGACTTTATAGTCGTTCTTGGTTTATAATCAATGTCGTAACCACTAATTTCTACCGCCCGTTTTGCTAGCCTACCAAATAATTCTGGCTTATGCATGACATTTTTAATGGGCATATGGTTACTACACGTATAGGATGacattgaaaataaggtttcAGCTTTCTAGATGCACTTATCAAAGCTAGAGCCAATTTTTCTAAATGAGCGTATCGAATTTCTACATCCCCTAAGGTTCTGCTTACATAGTAAATTGGGATTTGCGTACCTTCTTATTCTCAAACAAAAACACCACTTACCGCAACCTCGGATACTACCAGGTACAAAAATAATAGTTCGTCTGCCTTCGGTGTATGCAGCAAAGGTAGGCTCGACAAATATTGCTTTAATTCTTCCAAAGCCCGTTGACACTCCGTGTGTCCAgacgaagtcattcttctttttcAGCAGTGAAAAGAACCGATGACTTTTGTCCAAAGACCGAGAGATGAACCTGTTCAAAGCTGTGATCCTCCCGGTTAACCTTTGCACTGCTTTTACATTGTCGACCACTTCGATGTCTTCGATGGCCTTGATTTTGTCCGAGTTGATTTCTATCCCTCGGTTTGACACCATGAAACCCAATAACTTTCCTGAGCCCACTCCAAAGGCGTACTTATTTAGATTCAACTTCATGTTGTATCTGCAAAGTATATCGAAGGTTTCCTgtaaatgctttaaatggtcctctgtttctaGGGACTTAACTAGCATGTcctcaatataaacttccatttttttccctatttgttcttcgaacatcctgttaactaggcgttggtacaGTGCTCCAGCATTTTTTAGTCTGAATGGCATTACATTGTAGCAATATGTGCTATATCTAGTTACAAAAGAAGTTCTCTCTTGGTCTTCCGGATCCATCTGAACTTGGTTTTATCTGAAGGAAACGTCAAGGAAACTTAGCATTTCCTGCCCTGCTGTCTTATCAATCATTTGATCAATGTGGGGCAAAGGAaacgaatccttcgggcatgctttatttaaatctttataatctacACACATTCTGAACTTATTACCTTTCTTAGGTACAACTACTACATTAGCTAACCAGTCCAGGTATCTAAATTTTCGGATCgaacctatttttaaaagctttgttacctcttcTTTGACGAACTTGTGCTTAACTTTGGCCATTGGTCTCATGTTCTGCTTCACCGGGGGGGAATTTTGATCAAGACTTAGCTTGTCAATTGTCACCTCCGGTGGaatacctgtcatgtctaaatgggaccatgcaaaacaatcggcgttagcttgaagaaattcaattaatAAGCTCATTAGTTCCGAGGTTAGTCCCGTACCCAGTTATACCTTTCTATCTGGTAGATGCACGAACAAGATGATTTGTTCTAATTCCTCCATAGTTGATTTGGTTGCGTCCAAATCATCTGGCATGACGAACGACCTGGAAACACCGAAGTCATCTTCCTTAAAGTTTGTCgtttcttcctctttcttcGGGATGGCTGGGCCTGAGTCATGTGATTGCTATTTAGCATCTTTGCCTTTGAATGATTCTCCTACGGCCCTTAATGGCAGTGCCTTCGGTCGTAGAGCTACTTCTTTAACTGTGAACATCTCCCTTGCCACTGGCTGCTCCCCATGAACTATTTTTACCCCCTCCGGGGTTGGAAACTTTAACATTTGGTGTAACGTCGAGGGTACTTCCCTCATGTCATGCACCCACGGCCTACCAAGAAATGCATTGTATCTCGTCTCTTCTTCAATGTCATAGAACTTCATTTGTCGAACCGTACCGGCGATATTCACCGGCAGAGTGATTTCCCCCTTCGTAGTTTCATATGCCATGTTGAACCCGTTGAGAACTCGAGCTGCCGACACAATTTGGTCCAACAACCTCAGCTGCTCTACCACTTTCCAATGGATAATATTAGCTGAcctacctggatcaatcaaaatacgctTAACTTGAGATTTATTAATGAGGACAGAAATTACAAAAGCATCATTGTGGGGTTGAATGATGCCCTCTGCATCTTCATCACTGAAGGAAATGGAACTCTCCGGTACGTAATCCCTGGTTCTTTTTTCATTCGTAATCGAGACCTTTGTCCTCTTCATCATCAGACCTCGGGGAATTTCTGCCCCGCCAATAATCATATTGATCACGTGTTGAGGTTCCACTAGTTCAATCTGCTTATTTTCTTCCTTGCTCTTG from Lycium ferocissimum isolate CSIRO_LF1 unplaced genomic scaffold, AGI_CSIRO_Lferr_CH_V1 ctg13610, whole genome shotgun sequence harbors:
- the LOC132042145 gene encoding uncharacterized protein LOC132042145, with the translated sequence MIIGGAEIPRGLMMKRTKVSITNEKRTRDYVPESSISFSDEDAEGIIQPHNDAFVISVLINKSQVKRILIDPGRSANIIHWKVVEQLRLLDQIVSAARVLNGFNMAYETTKGEITLPVNIAGTVRQMKFYDIEEETRYNAFLGRPWVHDMREVPSTLHQMLKFPTPEGVKIVHGEQPVAREMFTVKEVALRPKALPLRAVGESFKGKDAK